From the Paenibacillus sp. FSL H8-0548 genome, one window contains:
- a CDS encoding sensor histidine kinase — protein MTIFALLIAILLSFFSYEMISYFQRKTAIQATEFNLQLISHIIDQDLLNLYALAMVCSTNSSTNTLLANYFESPQASAKDAVDVFTAMQEAFRVNPSNAYARRLIVTDHKGKFIQVDNAGGLSSSLNVHNIDKLTGLTQDAAEAWGRVVRDPLSSSDGIPIVWPIYGTGASRIGTVYLLANTSVVTDKLKGYALPANSRLLLRLGDTPYEIMDGKVAPVSTDFKERAYQKDSPTGAQTVLSVIESGAEEKIAVSYPVREGVILTQTLSDKQLAKIFNIWIFIAISVCFLVIILSGIITLYLTRTISLPVEKLKKRMDKIAQGYFTVDRNIEWNSELGDVGRGINRLSQDIVVLMESRVADVKQKQELEYRMLQNQISPHFLYNTLNSVKWMATIQNATGIAEMVTSLSRLLRSISKDIRKVVQLKDELDLLGDYFIIQKYRYGSTITMEMKVPDEALLMAPIPRFSLQPLVENAIFHGVEPKGRGHITVSVVQCESKDILITIEDNGVGMPDEQISSILSDEAVEGNGLLKNIGLRSVNERLRLAFGDKYGLSIESKLGVYTRMSILVPFPTKE, from the coding sequence ATGACTATCTTTGCTTTGCTGATCGCCATCTTATTATCGTTTTTCAGCTATGAGATGATTTCTTATTTTCAGCGCAAAACAGCGATTCAGGCAACCGAGTTCAATTTACAGCTCATTTCCCACATTATAGATCAGGATTTGCTCAACCTTTACGCCTTAGCCATGGTTTGCAGTACCAATTCAAGCACCAATACCCTGCTGGCCAATTATTTCGAATCACCTCAGGCAAGCGCTAAGGATGCTGTTGATGTATTTACTGCGATGCAGGAGGCTTTCCGGGTTAATCCCTCCAACGCCTACGCCCGTCGCCTGATCGTTACGGATCATAAAGGGAAATTTATTCAGGTAGACAATGCCGGCGGTCTTTCTTCTTCGTTAAATGTCCATAACATCGATAAGCTCACCGGACTTACTCAGGATGCGGCGGAAGCATGGGGACGTGTCGTTCGCGACCCCCTTTCGAGTTCAGACGGCATTCCTATCGTTTGGCCGATTTACGGCACGGGAGCTTCCCGCATCGGTACGGTCTATCTGCTTGCCAACACGTCTGTCGTTACCGACAAGCTGAAAGGCTACGCTTTGCCGGCAAATTCCCGGTTATTGCTCAGGCTTGGCGACACGCCTTATGAAATTATGGATGGCAAGGTTGCGCCGGTATCGACCGATTTCAAAGAGAGGGCCTACCAAAAGGATAGTCCCACGGGAGCCCAAACCGTCTTGAGTGTCATTGAGTCTGGTGCAGAAGAGAAAATTGCAGTGTCCTACCCGGTTCGCGAAGGGGTTATTCTTACCCAGACCTTATCCGACAAGCAGCTTGCTAAAATATTTAACATCTGGATATTTATTGCGATCTCAGTCTGCTTTCTCGTGATTATCCTAAGCGGCATTATTACCCTTTACCTGACTCGTACGATCAGCCTTCCAGTCGAAAAGCTGAAAAAAAGGATGGATAAAATTGCCCAAGGCTACTTCACCGTGGACCGAAATATTGAATGGAACAGCGAGCTCGGAGATGTGGGCAGAGGGATCAATCGTCTCTCGCAGGACATTGTTGTTTTAATGGAAAGTCGGGTGGCTGACGTGAAGCAGAAGCAGGAATTGGAATACCGTATGCTGCAAAACCAAATTAGCCCTCATTTTCTCTACAACACTTTAAATTCCGTCAAATGGATGGCTACTATTCAAAATGCCACAGGCATTGCGGAAATGGTTACCTCCCTATCCAGACTTTTGCGAAGCATTTCCAAGGATATTCGAAAAGTAGTGCAGCTGAAGGATGAACTCGATTTGCTGGGCGACTATTTTATCATTCAAAAATACCGCTACGGCAGCACGATTACCATGGAGATGAAGGTTCCTGACGAAGCCTTGCTTATGGCCCCTATTCCCCGTTTTTCTTTGCAGCCTTTGGTTGAAAATGCGATTTTTCACGGGGTTGAGCCCAAAGGCAGAGGACATATCACCGTTTCGGTTGTCCAATGCGAAAGCAAAGACATTTTAATAACGATTGAAGATAACGGAGTCGGGATGCCTGACGAGCAAATCTCCTCTATCCTCTCCGACGAGGCAGTTGAAGGGAACGGTTTATTGAAAAATATAGGGCTTCGAAGCGTAAATGAGCGTTTGCGTCTCGCTTTTGGCGACAAATACGGTCTGTCTATTGAAAGCAAGCTGGGGGTTTATACGAGGATGAGCATTTTGGTCCCCTTCCCTACGAAGGAATAG
- a CDS encoding DUF1273 domain-containing protein: MKNLLVTGYRAHELNIFSQKHEGIVYIKKALTSKLIPFIEDGLEWVITPGQYGVDLWACEVVIELKEKYPQLKLSIITAYSNQEEKWKDDKKEFYEQVLKGVDYYASISNQPYDGIWQFTARDELLFRKTDGILLVYDEDAGEGSPKFFKQKALKKQQAEGYEYISISSEDIQSIADDDRLYSEN, from the coding sequence TTGAAAAATTTACTCGTTACCGGCTATCGTGCGCATGAGCTTAATATTTTCAGCCAGAAGCATGAAGGAATCGTTTATATAAAAAAAGCGCTGACCAGCAAGCTTATACCCTTCATTGAGGATGGACTGGAATGGGTCATTACCCCTGGTCAATATGGGGTTGATCTTTGGGCGTGCGAGGTGGTCATTGAATTAAAAGAAAAATATCCGCAGCTGAAGCTTTCTATTATTACGGCCTATAGCAATCAGGAAGAAAAGTGGAAGGACGATAAAAAAGAGTTTTACGAGCAGGTATTAAAAGGAGTCGATTATTATGCATCGATAAGCAATCAGCCGTATGACGGCATATGGCAGTTCACAGCACGGGACGAGCTGCTGTTCCGGAAGACGGATGGCATTTTGCTCGTTTATGATGAGGACGCAGGCGAGGGCAGCCCAAAGTTTTTCAAGCAAAAAGCGTTAAAGAAGCAGCAGGCAGAGGGCTATGAGTACATTAGCATCAGCTCGGAGGATATCCAAAGCATTGCTGACGATGACCGGCTTTATTCAGAGAATTAA
- a CDS encoding sugar ABC transporter permease: MQNETRLEAGKPEKVFLSKGVREHLVAYSFIAPNFIGFAVFTLLPMFFAFVLAFVKWDGANPMAFIGINNFTRLIHDTTFHKALWNTVVYTVGVVPVTMICALGLAILLNQKIFARNFLRTVVFFPYVASLVAVAAVWNFIFSPTLGPLNNILHAITGVPIEELPRWAADKDWAMFTVVLFTVWKSMGYYMVIYLAGLQGINPELYEAAQLDGANAWRRFRNVTVPQLAPTTFFVLMILVINSFKVYDIFINLFAGADNQLNDSTRVMVYQIYNTAFRSLDYGYASAMAIVLFLLVLGITIVQFNGEKKYG, from the coding sequence ATGCAAAATGAGACTAGATTAGAAGCTGGAAAACCCGAAAAGGTTTTTCTGTCAAAAGGCGTCAGGGAGCATCTGGTGGCATACAGCTTTATTGCGCCTAACTTTATCGGCTTTGCCGTGTTTACACTGCTTCCCATGTTTTTTGCCTTTGTCCTCGCCTTTGTAAAATGGGATGGGGCAAACCCTATGGCATTTATCGGAATTAATAATTTCACCCGCCTTATCCATGATACTACGTTTCATAAGGCATTATGGAATACGGTTGTTTATACGGTCGGCGTCGTACCGGTCACGATGATTTGTGCTCTGGGACTGGCTATTTTGCTTAATCAGAAAATATTTGCCCGAAACTTTCTTAGAACGGTAGTTTTCTTTCCTTATGTGGCTTCGCTCGTAGCGGTTGCGGCGGTATGGAATTTTATCTTTAGTCCTACCTTGGGGCCGCTTAACAACATTTTGCATGCTATTACAGGGGTACCGATTGAGGAGCTTCCCCGCTGGGCCGCGGATAAAGATTGGGCGATGTTTACGGTTGTTTTGTTTACTGTCTGGAAAAGCATGGGTTATTACATGGTGATTTACCTGGCGGGACTGCAAGGAATTAATCCGGAATTGTACGAAGCCGCCCAATTGGATGGTGCGAATGCATGGAGAAGATTTCGTAATGTGACCGTACCGCAGCTCGCGCCTACGACCTTCTTTGTGTTGATGATTCTGGTCATTAACTCGTTTAAGGTATACGACATCTTTATTAACCTATTTGCCGGCGCTGATAACCAGCTCAATGATTCGACAAGGGTTATGGTTTATCAAATTTACAATACGGCCTTCCGTTCACTGGACTACGGTTACGCCAG
- a CDS encoding sugar ABC transporter substrate-binding protein, protein MKLKRVFSISLATMFSLSMIAACSGNNGNNSTAPTAAPTTESTASASEKPADKPITLKWALWDWEATAYYKPLIDAYKVEHPNVTIEYVDLGSTDYMTMLSTQLSGGADLDVLTIKDIPGYANLVKQNHLEPLKGFISESGIDTSAYGGTVEQIQVNDEVYALPFRSDFWLIYYNKDLFDKAGVAYPTNDMTLNQYDEIARQMTAGSGVNKVYGAHYHTWRSAVQLFGILDGQHTVVEGDYDFLKPTYERILKEQDDGIVMDYATLKTSSTHYSGVFYNNSIAMMNMGSWFIATQIDKVKTGESAATNWGIVKYPHPDGVEAGTTLGTITSLAVNKKSANKEAALDFLEFVTGSEGAAAIAATGTIPAIKNDEVISSITSIEGFPSDENSKAALGTVKTYLEMPMHEKSADIEVILNEAHDNIMTKNTTIDKGLADMKTRVEQVLNN, encoded by the coding sequence ATGAAGTTGAAAAGAGTGTTCAGCATCAGCTTGGCAACAATGTTTTCCCTGAGCATGATAGCCGCTTGCTCCGGTAATAACGGCAACAATAGCACTGCGCCGACTGCGGCTCCAACGACGGAAAGCACTGCAAGCGCTTCCGAAAAGCCTGCTGACAAACCTATCACGTTAAAATGGGCTTTATGGGATTGGGAAGCAACCGCGTACTATAAGCCTCTAATTGATGCTTACAAGGTGGAGCATCCAAACGTAACCATTGAATATGTTGACCTTGGCTCTACCGATTATATGACTATGCTGAGCACGCAGCTCTCCGGTGGTGCAGATCTGGATGTTCTAACGATCAAGGATATTCCTGGCTATGCCAATCTTGTGAAGCAAAATCATTTGGAGCCTCTGAAAGGGTTTATTTCTGAAAGTGGTATCGACACCTCTGCGTATGGCGGCACAGTAGAACAGATACAGGTAAATGATGAGGTTTATGCGCTTCCTTTCCGCAGCGATTTCTGGCTTATCTATTACAATAAGGATTTGTTTGACAAAGCAGGTGTCGCTTATCCTACAAATGATATGACACTTAACCAATATGATGAGATTGCCAGACAAATGACGGCAGGCAGCGGCGTAAACAAGGTTTATGGAGCTCACTACCATACTTGGCGCAGCGCAGTCCAACTGTTCGGTATTTTGGATGGTCAACATACGGTCGTTGAAGGAGACTATGATTTCCTAAAGCCTACTTATGAACGAATTCTGAAAGAACAGGATGACGGCATAGTCATGGATTATGCTACTCTGAAAACCTCCAGCACTCATTACTCAGGCGTGTTCTACAATAACTCGATTGCCATGATGAACATGGGAAGCTGGTTTATAGCGACGCAGATTGATAAAGTGAAAACTGGCGAGTCGGCAGCCACCAATTGGGGCATTGTGAAATACCCGCATCCGGATGGCGTAGAGGCTGGAACGACCCTCGGAACGATTACTTCGTTGGCGGTTAACAAAAAATCAGCTAACAAAGAAGCAGCGCTTGATTTTCTGGAATTTGTAACAGGTTCGGAAGGAGCAGCTGCAATTGCTGCAACAGGCACGATCCCTGCAATCAAAAACGATGAAGTTATCAGCTCTATTACGTCCATTGAAGGCTTCCCTTCCGATGAAAACAGCAAAGCGGCTCTTGGCACGGTGAAGACGTATCTGGAAATGCCGATGCATGAGAAAAGCGCGGATATCGAAGTGATTTTGAACGAAGCTCATGATAACATCATGACCAAAAACACAACGATTGACAAAGGCTTGGCAGATATGAAAACTCGCGTAGAGCAGGTCTTGAACAATTAG
- a CDS encoding response regulator yields the protein MIKLLIADDEALVCIGLQSMLKWEKYNIEIVGIAHNGAQEEEMIESLQPDIVITDIKMPVKSGLEVAESVREKHGRLPLFIILTSYEEFEYAHAAIKVQAVDYLVKLDLTPQTLENSIKKVTAIIGDYKSSDVHPAMIHRSTLQEQRDKFFIRLYNNLFENKNQYLLQKEDLAVDLSEAAYVVCTCRILGPDTVPPRGDKLVALCSSTVQMAKDTLSAVRPCHVTSLDLRNFAITLPVTATDPQQWMPEIQQLLASMAMVLHSYFNVVIIGAIGFAVEDPYFIRESYVAARKVLPAALQANGFVFFSQAEIASQTPVLFDFSESRSEIRRAFEEIDTATLHAIITKLIETFEGRSDLLVPATDAACNVLYMATSLLADGENMVEQIFEKEPEGYRALYRKHTIDGIVDWLIEFRDGCCDLLSSRKQSYKEQLVKNVQDYIKRNLNQKLSLNQVADVFNFSPNYLSHLFSKIAKINYVEYITETKIAAAKEMMLRGEGRVYEISQKLGFESSFYFSKVFKKVEGVSPREFMQRIG from the coding sequence ATGATTAAGCTGCTGATCGCTGATGATGAAGCTTTGGTCTGTATCGGTTTGCAGTCCATGCTGAAATGGGAGAAGTATAATATTGAAATTGTCGGGATTGCACATAACGGCGCCCAGGAAGAAGAAATGATTGAATCCTTGCAGCCGGACATTGTGATAACCGATATCAAAATGCCAGTGAAAAGCGGCTTGGAGGTTGCCGAATCCGTGCGAGAAAAGCATGGCAGGCTTCCACTTTTCATCATCCTGACCAGCTATGAGGAGTTTGAATACGCACACGCCGCCATAAAGGTACAGGCTGTAGATTATTTGGTCAAGCTGGACCTGACACCGCAGACGCTGGAGAACTCCATCAAGAAGGTTACTGCTATCATTGGAGACTACAAAAGCTCTGACGTTCATCCGGCGATGATTCATCGCAGCACCTTGCAAGAGCAGCGGGATAAATTTTTTATCCGTTTATACAATAATTTGTTTGAAAATAAAAACCAGTATCTTCTGCAAAAAGAAGATCTCGCTGTCGATTTATCCGAAGCAGCCTATGTCGTTTGCACCTGCCGCATATTAGGCCCAGATACCGTGCCTCCCCGGGGAGATAAGCTGGTCGCCTTATGCTCCAGTACGGTACAAATGGCCAAAGATACCTTGTCGGCTGTAAGGCCTTGCCATGTAACGAGTCTCGACCTGCGCAACTTTGCCATTACACTGCCTGTTACCGCAACAGATCCTCAGCAGTGGATGCCGGAAATTCAACAGCTGCTTGCCAGTATGGCCATGGTTCTGCATAGTTACTTCAATGTTGTCATCATAGGAGCGATCGGATTTGCGGTTGAAGATCCTTACTTCATTCGGGAAAGCTATGTGGCTGCCCGAAAGGTGCTACCTGCTGCCCTGCAAGCAAATGGATTCGTCTTTTTCTCCCAAGCTGAGATTGCCAGTCAGACACCGGTGCTGTTCGATTTTTCCGAATCTCGCTCCGAAATACGGCGTGCCTTTGAAGAAATCGATACCGCTACGCTGCATGCTATTATAACGAAGTTAATCGAAACCTTTGAGGGCCGCTCGGACTTGCTTGTGCCTGCAACCGATGCAGCCTGCAACGTTTTATATATGGCTACTTCTTTGCTTGCGGATGGAGAAAATATGGTAGAGCAGATCTTTGAGAAGGAGCCGGAGGGCTATCGCGCTCTCTACCGAAAGCATACCATTGACGGAATCGTAGACTGGCTGATCGAGTTTCGCGATGGCTGCTGTGATTTGCTATCCTCCAGAAAGCAAAGCTACAAGGAACAGCTGGTCAAAAACGTACAGGATTACATTAAGAGAAATCTGAATCAGAAGCTTTCTCTAAATCAGGTTGCTGACGTATTTAACTTCAGTCCGAACTATTTAAGCCATCTTTTCTCCAAAATTGCTAAGATCAATTATGTGGAATATATAACCGAAACCAAAATTGCGGCTGCCAAAGAAATGATGCTGCGCGGCGAAGGGCGAGTATATGAAATTTCGCAGAAGCTCGGGTTCGAGAGCTCCTTTTATTTCAGCAAGGTTTTCAAAAAGGTAGAAGGTGTCTCCCCTCGGGAGTTCATGCAGCGGATTGGGTGA